The window CGAGTGGGAAAGGCGCTTCGAGAAGTGGGCCGACGCCCACCCCGAGCAGGCCAGCGAGTGGCGCCGGGTCCACGCCCGACGACTCCCCGAGGGCTACGAGGACGTCCTGCCGCAGTTCGACCCCGGCGAGAAGATGGCTTCCCGGGATGGCTCCGGCGCTGCGATGCACGAGCTCAGCAAGATCCTCCCCGAGCTGGTCGGGGGATCGGGTGACCTGGCCGGCTCCACCCGGGTCGCCAAGGTCGAAGGCGACGAGGTCAAGCCGGGCGACTACCGGGGTCGGAAGATCCACTTCGGGGTCCGCGAGCACGTCATGATCGCGTCGCTGACGGGGATCGGACTCCACGGCGGTTTCCGCCCCTACGGCAGCACGTTCCTGGTGTTCTCCGACTACGCACGTCCCGCGATCCGACTCGCGGCGATGATGGGTGTGCCGGCGGTCTACCTGTTCACCCACGACTCGCTCGGCGTCGGTGAGGACGGGCCCACCCACCAGCCCGTCGAGCACGTCCCGAGCCTGCGCACCATCCCCAACCTCGCCGTGCTCCGCCCCGCCGACGCGAACGAGGCCAGCGAGGCGTGGCGCGTCGCGCTCGAGCGGACCGACGGGCCGACCGCGATCATCCTCAGTCGCCAGGATCTGCCGGTCCTGCCACCACCTCCACGCGGTGTCATCGGACAGGACGGCGCCTGGATCCGGCGCGACTCCGACGGGGAGCCGGACGTGGTCCTGGTCGCCACCGGCTCGGAGGTGTGGAAGGCGCTGGAGGCGGCCGATCTGTTGGCATCCGACGGGACCACAGCGCGGGTCGTGTCGATGCCGTGGCGCGAGAAGTTCCTCGAGCTGGATCCCCAGCGTGCCGCCGAGATCCTGCCACCCGGCATCCCCCGGGTGGTCGTGGAGGCTGCGGTGCCGATGGGTTGGGGCGGCATCGCCGGTCCCGACGGACGGGTGATCGGTGTGAGGCAGTTCGGGGCCTCCGCTCCGGGCGAGGTCGTGCTGGAGAAGTACGGCTTCACGGCGGAGAACATCGCCGACACGGCACGCGAGACGCTGGCCGAGTCCCGATCCGACACCGAGGGGACCTGACGATGACCGACGGCGCCACCCTGGACATGGACGCCCTCGCGCTGCACCTGCTGCGCTGCACGACAGAGGCTGCGCTGGCCTGCCGGCCGTGGGTCGGACGCGGCGACAGCGACGAGGCGGACTCCGCCGCGGTGAGAGCCATGCGGGCGGCATTCGACAGCGTCCCCGGGCGTGGCACCGTCGTCATCGGCGAGGGTGAGAAGGACGACGCGCCGATGCTGTTCATCGGCGAAGACGTGGGCACCGGGGACGGCCAGCGCTTCGACCTGGCGGTGGACCCGTTGGAGAACACCCGCGCCGCCGCCCGTGCTGCGGACGGGGCGATCGCGGTCGTGGCGGCCGCCCCCGAAGGCGACCTGTGGGGCAGCCCCGCCGCGTGGTACATGGACAAGCTCATCGTGGGTCACGAAGCCGCGGGGTCCATCGACATCACCCGACCGCCGGAGGACAACCTCAAGGCCATCGCCGAGGCGCTTGACAAGCCGGTCGACCGGCTGACCGCCGTGGTGCTGGACAAGCCCCGCCACGAGCAGCTGGTCAAGGAACTGTACGCCCTGGGCGTGAGCGTGATCCTGATCCCTGACGGCGACGTGGCGGGGGCGATGCTGGTCCTCCTGCCCGACTCGCGCGCGGACGTCCTGCTCGGCGTCGGCGGGGCCCCCGAGGGGGTGATCACCGCCGCTGCGGTGCGCTTGCTGCGGGGCGACATGCAGGCCGCGCTGTCGCCGCAGAAGGACGGTGAACGCGAACGCATCATCGAGGCCGGTCACGAACCCGGCGCTCCGATGACGCTCGACGACCTGGTCGCGTCCGACGAGTGCTGCTTCGTCGCGACCAGCGTCACCAGCGGCGAGTTGCTCCGGGGCCCGGTGCGCACCGACGGAGGCTGGCGGACGCGCTCGTTCGTGGCCTCGCCCACGCACCCGCGACTGGTGGTCGATGCC is drawn from Actinomycetota bacterium and contains these coding sequences:
- the tkt gene encoding transketolase; this translates as MSTSTAATTEPDLAPASDDLEGRIIVTLRLLAADAVEKAGSGHAGLPMGMAPAAWVLWSRFLRFDPTRPDWLDRDRFVLSAGHGSMLLYGLLHLFGYDLTLDDIREFRQWGSRTPGHPELGHTPGVETTTGPLGQGICNAMGKALAERMLAARYNPDDGPPIVDHRTYVIASDGDVMEGASHEMASLAGHLRLGRLIVLYDDNKTTIDASTDVTYSDDVLARFAAYGWHTEDIDDGNDRDAIERALRNAIAEETRPSLIRVPTLAGYGAPDVEGTHEAHDGALGDDQLRRTKIRFGWPPDEMFVIPDDVREHCAKLADERHREHDEWERRFEKWADAHPEQASEWRRVHARRLPEGYEDVLPQFDPGEKMASRDGSGAAMHELSKILPELVGGSGDLAGSTRVAKVEGDEVKPGDYRGRKIHFGVREHVMIASLTGIGLHGGFRPYGSTFLVFSDYARPAIRLAAMMGVPAVYLFTHDSLGVGEDGPTHQPVEHVPSLRTIPNLAVLRPADANEASEAWRVALERTDGPTAIILSRQDLPVLPPPPRGVIGQDGAWIRRDSDGEPDVVLVATGSEVWKALEAADLLASDGTTARVVSMPWREKFLELDPQRAAEILPPGIPRVVVEAAVPMGWGGIAGPDGRVIGVRQFGASAPGEVVLEKYGFTAENIADTARETLAESRSDTEGT
- the glpX gene encoding class II fructose-bisphosphatase — protein: MTDGATLDMDALALHLLRCTTEAALACRPWVGRGDSDEADSAAVRAMRAAFDSVPGRGTVVIGEGEKDDAPMLFIGEDVGTGDGQRFDLAVDPLENTRAAARAADGAIAVVAAAPEGDLWGSPAAWYMDKLIVGHEAAGSIDITRPPEDNLKAIAEALDKPVDRLTAVVLDKPRHEQLVKELYALGVSVILIPDGDVAGAMLVLLPDSRADVLLGVGGAPEGVITAAAVRLLRGDMQAALSPQKDGERERIIEAGHEPGAPMTLDDLVASDECCFVATSVTSGELLRGPVRTDGGWRTRSFVASPTHPRLVVDAVHVDVDIPGQD